A genomic stretch from Methanorbis rubei includes:
- a CDS encoding phenylacetate--CoA ligase: MFWNEKMETLRGKELQELQLKRLKETVARTQNIGFYKKMFAEAGLRPEDITSLDDLSKIPFTRKADLRSGYPFGFLAVPMNKVNRIHTTSGTTGKPTVVAYTKNDLNYWSELIARNLTMVGLREGDMFQNASNYSLFTGGLGFHYGAEKIGCAVVPAGVGNTKRQIEMISDFGVNAIHCTPSYAMHLTEVAEEMQANHDSLKIGVFGAESWSENMRRDLETRLNIKAYDSYGMSELFGPGVAFECQEQNGLHIWHDCYIVEIIDPVTEETLGPGEKGEMVVTPLVKEAMPLLRYRTGDITMLMEDDCPCGRGQKIARLLGRSDDMLTVRGINVFPSQIEHVLKNIPEVGDQFMVYIDRVNHLDEMTIDVEINKNIFSGELSDLTRLQSKIGKALHETLTLRATIRLVEPGSLPRFEGKAKRVVDRRVI; encoded by the coding sequence ATGTTTTGGAATGAGAAAATGGAAACCCTGCGGGGAAAAGAGCTGCAGGAACTTCAGCTGAAACGGCTGAAAGAAACTGTAGCCAGGACGCAAAATATCGGTTTCTATAAGAAAATGTTTGCTGAGGCAGGTCTTCGTCCTGAGGATATTACGTCTCTTGACGATCTGTCAAAGATTCCGTTCACCAGAAAAGCTGATCTCAGGTCCGGGTACCCGTTCGGATTTCTTGCTGTTCCAATGAATAAAGTCAACCGGATTCACACCACATCCGGAACAACCGGCAAACCAACTGTTGTCGCCTACACGAAAAACGATCTCAACTACTGGTCTGAGTTAATCGCACGAAACCTCACCATGGTCGGCCTTCGCGAAGGAGACATGTTCCAGAACGCTTCCAACTACTCGCTCTTTACCGGAGGACTCGGCTTCCATTACGGCGCAGAAAAAATCGGATGCGCTGTGGTTCCGGCAGGTGTCGGCAACACCAAACGCCAGATCGAAATGATTTCTGACTTCGGCGTCAACGCAATTCACTGCACACCAAGTTACGCCATGCATCTGACCGAAGTTGCCGAGGAGATGCAGGCAAACCATGACTCGCTGAAGATTGGTGTGTTCGGTGCTGAGTCATGGTCAGAAAATATGCGCCGGGACCTCGAAACACGACTCAACATCAAAGCATACGACAGTTACGGCATGAGCGAACTGTTCGGCCCGGGAGTTGCGTTCGAGTGTCAGGAACAAAACGGTCTGCATATCTGGCATGACTGTTATATTGTCGAGATCATCGACCCGGTCACCGAGGAAACTCTTGGCCCAGGCGAAAAAGGCGAGATGGTTGTAACCCCGCTCGTCAAAGAAGCAATGCCGCTTCTCAGATACCGGACCGGAGACATCACCATGCTGATGGAGGATGACTGTCCCTGCGGACGCGGTCAGAAGATTGCCCGCCTGCTCGGAAGGAGCGATGACATGCTGACCGTTCGCGGCATCAATGTGTTTCCCTCCCAGATTGAGCATGTTCTCAAGAATATTCCTGAGGTCGGCGACCAGTTTATGGTCTACATCGACCGCGTCAACCATCTCGACGAGATGACGATCGATGTTGAGATCAACAAGAACATCTTCTCTGGCGAACTCAGCGATCTCACAAGACTTCAGAGCAAGATTGGCAAGGCCCTGCACGAGACGCTGACGCTTCGCGCAACCATTCGTCTGGTCGAGCCGGGATCACTTCCCAGATTTGAAGGGAAGGCAAAACGTGTGGTTGACCGGAGGGTTATCTGA
- a CDS encoding phenylacetate--CoA ligase, with translation MAYYNEKIETLPKLELEKLQYQELKVLVDRLYANSAFYHDRMKAAGVLPSDIKSISDITKLPFMRKTDLRDNYPDKLVCCSKEDLVRYHVSSGTTGKPTVVAYTKNDLDTWSEAVARSLVSCGLGRGDVLQVAYGYGLFTGGLGLHYGGEKLGATVIPASTGNSERQIELIQDLQTTAIACTPSYFVHLIDVAKKIGVDIAKDTKLRTAILGAEPWSESMRRYIHEQSGVTAHNIFGTSEISGPMFTDCQELNGMHISGDIAYTEIIDPETGESLPAGEKGELTMTILTKEAIPMIRYRIGDITSIFPGDCPCGRTSPRIDRLQGRVDDMLVIRGINVFPSAVEHALLRVPELTSHFMLEVFRNGPLDDMLVKVELKPDAMTDSINGLIGLQSRVERTLRDTLNVSAKVELCPPNSLPRFEGKAKRVIDTRVF, from the coding sequence ATGGCATACTATAATGAAAAAATTGAAACGCTTCCGAAACTTGAGTTGGAAAAACTTCAGTATCAGGAATTGAAAGTTCTCGTCGACCGGCTTTACGCAAACTCTGCGTTCTATCATGACAGGATGAAGGCCGCAGGCGTTCTTCCTTCAGACATCAAGTCGATCTCTGACATCACGAAGCTGCCGTTCATGCGAAAGACTGATCTTCGTGACAACTATCCTGACAAACTTGTCTGCTGCTCCAAAGAGGATCTGGTCAGATACCATGTTTCGTCAGGAACAACCGGCAAGCCAACAGTTGTCGCCTACACGAAAAATGATCTGGATACATGGTCTGAAGCCGTCGCACGATCTTTAGTTTCCTGTGGTCTTGGCCGCGGTGATGTTTTACAGGTTGCTTACGGTTACGGTCTCTTCACGGGAGGACTCGGTCTGCATTATGGCGGAGAAAAACTTGGCGCAACGGTGATTCCTGCATCGACCGGAAACTCCGAGCGGCAGATTGAACTGATTCAGGATCTTCAGACGACAGCAATTGCATGCACTCCTTCCTACTTTGTTCACTTAATTGATGTCGCAAAAAAAATCGGTGTGGATATTGCAAAAGACACGAAGCTTCGGACAGCAATTCTTGGTGCTGAGCCATGGTCTGAGTCGATGCGCCGCTACATTCATGAACAGTCAGGCGTAACCGCCCACAACATCTTTGGAACTTCTGAAATTTCCGGACCGATGTTTACTGACTGTCAGGAACTGAACGGCATGCACATCTCAGGCGACATCGCCTACACCGAGATCATTGATCCGGAAACCGGCGAGTCTCTTCCGGCAGGCGAGAAGGGCGAACTCACGATGACCATCCTCACCAAGGAAGCAATCCCTATGATTCGCTACCGCATCGGTGACATCACTTCCATCTTCCCGGGCGACTGCCCGTGCGGCAGAACATCTCCGCGTATCGACCGTCTTCAGGGAAGAGTGGACGACATGCTGGTTATCCGGGGCATCAATGTGTTCCCGTCCGCTGTTGAGCATGCTCTCCTCCGTGTTCCGGAACTCACAAGCCACTTTATGCTTGAAGTTTTCCGCAACGGCCCGCTTGATGACATGCTGGTCAAAGTGGAGCTGAAGCCTGACGCAATGACGGACAGTATCAACGGTCTGATCGGACTGCAGTCCCGTGTTGAGCGGACTCTTCGCGATACGCTGAATGTTTCTGCGAAAGTTGAACTTTGCCCGCCGAACTCCCTCCCGCGTTTTGAGGGGAAAGCAAAACGCGTCATTGACACCCGGGTGTTCTAA
- a CDS encoding ACT domain-containing protein has translation MTNSKYFIKQLSIFSENKSGKLAAIAKIFHESQVNIHAFSIAEANSFGVVRAIVDKPDVAFAAFSKENYALQYTDVLGVKMADVPGGLFEVASTLGNIGINIEYAYAFRTGEFGTLIVKVSNSEEAVDKILAAGLELVPATDYNF, from the coding sequence ATGACGAACAGTAAGTACTTCATCAAACAGCTCTCCATTTTCTCGGAGAACAAGTCAGGAAAACTTGCGGCAATCGCGAAGATTTTCCACGAGAGTCAGGTGAATATCCATGCGTTCAGCATCGCAGAGGCCAACAGTTTTGGTGTGGTGCGGGCGATTGTGGACAAGCCGGATGTTGCGTTCGCGGCATTTTCAAAAGAAAACTATGCTCTTCAGTACACGGATGTTTTAGGCGTGAAGATGGCGGATGTTCCAGGCGGTCTCTTTGAGGTTGCAAGCACGCTTGGCAATATCGGCATCAACATTGAGTATGCATATGCATTCCGGACCGGAGAGTTTGGAACTTTGATTGTGAAGGTCTCCAACTCTGAAGAGGCTGTGGACAAAATTCTTGCCGCAGGACTGGAACTTGTTCCGGCAACGGATTACAATTTTTAA
- a CDS encoding acetolactate synthase, giving the protein MKNQYIIKQLSIFAPNTPGTLAEIARIFQDNSVNISAFCIAEANNFGVVRAVVDKPDAAYEAFEKKNYLLKFTDVVAVKMVDVPGGLYEVASKFGAAGLNIQYAYASRSAETPTLVVYISNTDISLDAAVEKILASGLVLVPSTQLKV; this is encoded by the coding sequence ATGAAAAACCAGTATATTATCAAGCAGCTTTCCATCTTTGCTCCGAATACTCCGGGAACACTTGCCGAAATTGCCAGAATTTTTCAGGACAATTCCGTGAACATTTCCGCATTCTGCATTGCTGAGGCGAACAACTTCGGTGTGGTGCGGGCGGTTGTGGACAAGCCGGACGCCGCATACGAAGCGTTTGAAAAGAAAAATTATCTGCTCAAGTTCACCGACGTCGTTGCAGTGAAAATGGTTGACGTCCCGGGCGGGCTGTATGAAGTTGCGTCCAAATTCGGTGCCGCAGGCCTCAACATTCAGTACGCCTATGCATCACGGAGTGCGGAGACGCCGACGCTTGTCGTCTACATCTCCAACACTGACATCTCTCTTGACGCGGCTGTTGAAAAAATTCTTGCGTCAGGCCTTGTGCTCGTGCCTTCCACACAACTCAAGGTCTGA
- a CDS encoding tetratricopeptide repeat protein yields MARKPTVTNPTDPVLWCKEAVARIEQKDPKGAIYCYQESLKIRPTVPDVWYNLGVLLEQTGEQTAAFGCYTKSAEMFPQDYRFPAERARLFAAGGKYLDAVIAVSDALAINPHSSQLHANKAGYLIPAGDAAGAIIAADAALVIDPINAAAFANKANALIVLGKISEAEVVLREGRTAQPTDERIAKLLANLLVRSEKFEEALALTDAVLEVLPNDDAVWSIRGAACAYLGRKDDAVSAFERAMKINPKEKSYRSNRDAIKNS; encoded by the coding sequence ATGGCGAGGAAACCAACCGTCACAAACCCGACCGACCCGGTACTCTGGTGTAAAGAAGCGGTCGCAAGAATTGAACAAAAAGATCCGAAGGGAGCAATCTACTGCTATCAGGAGTCGCTGAAGATCAGGCCGACCGTTCCTGATGTCTGGTATAATCTCGGAGTTCTGCTCGAACAGACCGGAGAGCAGACGGCGGCGTTCGGTTGCTACACAAAGTCTGCCGAGATGTTTCCGCAGGACTACCGGTTCCCGGCCGAGCGTGCAAGACTTTTTGCTGCGGGCGGAAAATATCTGGACGCAGTGATTGCCGTGAGTGATGCTCTGGCGATCAATCCGCACTCTTCACAGCTGCATGCAAACAAAGCCGGATATCTCATTCCTGCGGGAGACGCCGCAGGAGCAATCATCGCAGCAGACGCGGCCCTTGTAATTGATCCGATCAATGCTGCGGCATTTGCCAACAAGGCAAATGCGCTGATCGTTCTCGGAAAAATTTCCGAGGCAGAGGTTGTTCTTCGCGAAGGAAGAACAGCACAACCGACGGATGAGCGGATTGCAAAACTGCTTGCAAATCTTTTGGTGAGATCAGAAAAGTTCGAGGAAGCACTCGCCCTCACGGATGCTGTGCTGGAAGTTTTGCCAAACGATGATGCGGTCTGGAGCATACGAGGGGCGGCATGTGCGTACCTCGGACGAAAGGATGACGCGGTTTCTGCATTTGAGCGGGCGATGAAGATCAATCCGAAAGAAAAATCCTATCGCAGTAATCGCGATGCGATCAAAAATTCCTGA
- a CDS encoding orotidine 5'-phosphate decarboxylase / HUMPS family protein — MVRPVLQVALDLTELSRAEKIAEEAVAGGADWIEIGTPLIKSEGMESVRKLRSIFPHKTLVADLKTSDTGSLEVEMAAKAGANVVCVLAAADNAVISDALRGAALYGVEIMADMMNVKDPGARAEELAGLGVQIINAHVGIDQQMEGKDPLDLLDALGKLPVKIAVAGGLNAKTAAAAAARGADIVIVGGTIIKAAEVQAAAAEVRAALDNPNIEVAEKKSLDDQIRELLKTVSAPNVTDALYRKGAMIGLSERHVPHKMIGKAVTVQTFGGDWSKPVQAIDFCERGDILVINNDGKTDIAPWGELATRSAINRGVGGIVIDGAVRDWDDILTLDIPVFATAVQPNAGEPKGFGEINAEITCCGQTVRAGDWLIGDQSGVVVIPRERAYEVARRAVEVFKNEVRVREEIRRGGTLGSLAQLLRWEKK, encoded by the coding sequence ATGGTCAGACCGGTTTTGCAGGTCGCACTGGATCTCACGGAGCTTTCCCGCGCAGAAAAAATTGCCGAGGAAGCGGTTGCCGGAGGAGCCGACTGGATAGAGATAGGAACTCCGCTCATCAAAAGCGAGGGAATGGAAAGTGTCAGAAAACTTCGGAGCATATTTCCCCATAAAACCCTTGTCGCGGATCTGAAAACTTCAGATACCGGATCTCTTGAAGTGGAGATGGCGGCAAAAGCCGGAGCAAATGTTGTCTGCGTGCTTGCCGCAGCAGACAACGCCGTAATCTCAGACGCACTTCGCGGCGCAGCACTCTACGGCGTAGAAATAATGGCAGACATGATGAACGTGAAGGACCCGGGCGCCCGGGCCGAAGAGCTCGCAGGCCTTGGCGTTCAGATCATCAACGCTCACGTAGGAATTGATCAGCAGATGGAAGGAAAAGATCCGCTTGACCTTCTTGATGCCCTCGGAAAACTTCCGGTAAAAATTGCAGTCGCGGGCGGACTGAATGCAAAGACTGCGGCAGCCGCAGCAGCTCGCGGAGCAGACATTGTGATTGTTGGAGGAACGATCATCAAAGCTGCCGAAGTACAAGCCGCAGCTGCAGAAGTCCGAGCAGCGCTCGACAACCCGAACATCGAAGTTGCGGAGAAAAAATCCCTTGATGATCAGATTCGTGAACTGCTGAAGACGGTCTCTGCCCCAAACGTCACCGACGCTCTTTACCGGAAAGGTGCAATGATCGGACTTTCCGAGCGGCATGTTCCGCACAAAATGATCGGCAAGGCCGTAACCGTGCAGACATTTGGCGGCGACTGGTCAAAGCCGGTGCAGGCAATTGACTTCTGCGAGAGAGGAGATATTCTTGTCATCAACAATGACGGAAAAACCGACATCGCCCCCTGGGGAGAACTTGCCACGCGGTCGGCAATCAACCGCGGTGTCGGAGGCATCGTCATTGACGGCGCGGTTCGCGACTGGGATGATATCCTAACACTCGACATCCCGGTTTTCGCAACTGCGGTCCAGCCCAATGCAGGCGAGCCAAAAGGGTTCGGCGAGATCAATGCAGAGATCACCTGCTGCGGCCAGACCGTTCGGGCAGGCGACTGGCTGATCGGTGATCAGTCAGGCGTCGTAGTAATCCCAAGAGAGCGGGCTTATGAAGTTGCCAGACGTGCGGTTGAGGTGTTCAAAAACGAGGTCCGCGTCCGCGAAGAGATTCGCCGCGGCGGAACACTCGGCAGTCTCGCACAACTGCTGCGCTGGGAGAAAAAATAA
- a CDS encoding winged helix-turn-helix transcriptional regulator, which translates to MTLGDGPDAWKTGSLDPDSRPGRIYLFVDRNPGCSKQQIVDSVKISRGSVSYHLQRLARRYIIYSFPYHGNMCYYTSRQEPGSVEYCIFSLITRERLFFFFQTLYDHPNATRNELAVLMQVTTMTVQWYLSWFSDDRILAETFEEKSKRYALTSEACLVYERITAEP; encoded by the coding sequence ATGACACTCGGGGATGGACCGGATGCGTGGAAAACCGGATCTCTTGATCCTGACTCGCGCCCCGGCAGAATCTATCTCTTTGTCGACAGAAATCCGGGATGTTCCAAACAACAGATTGTGGATTCTGTAAAGATCTCCCGCGGCTCGGTCAGCTATCATCTGCAGCGGCTTGCACGGCGGTACATCATCTACTCATTTCCCTATCATGGAAATATGTGCTACTACACCAGCAGACAGGAACCAGGCTCGGTTGAGTACTGCATATTTTCTCTGATTACAAGAGAGCGGTTATTTTTCTTTTTCCAGACACTGTATGATCATCCAAACGCTACGAGAAACGAGCTTGCAGTGTTGATGCAGGTGACAACAATGACGGTCCAGTGGTATCTCTCCTGGTTTTCTGATGATAGGATTCTTGCAGAAACCTTCGAAGAAAAATCCAAACGGTATGCCCTGACAAGTGAAGCCTGTTTAGTCTACGAACGAATCACTGCCGAACCGTAA
- a CDS encoding rhodanese-like domain-containing protein translates to MIETPSSDPLHMIDALNAKHLIDEGEITVIDVRTKPEIEESGVIGDAAWIDFRDPDFVEKMNALPKNTVYLIYCQSGVRGLKAGQMMEKLDFSSIYVLQGGILTWMRAGLPLLHQEI, encoded by the coding sequence ATGATCGAGACCCCGTCATCAGATCCCCTGCATATGATCGATGCTTTGAACGCAAAGCATCTGATCGATGAAGGGGAGATAACAGTAATAGATGTCAGGACAAAGCCGGAGATTGAAGAAAGCGGCGTCATCGGGGACGCTGCATGGATCGATTTCCGCGACCCTGACTTTGTCGAAAAAATGAATGCCCTGCCCAAAAACACGGTGTATCTGATCTACTGTCAGTCAGGAGTTCGCGGACTGAAAGCCGGTCAGATGATGGAAAAGCTTGACTTTTCCAGCATCTATGTTCTGCAGGGCGGCATCCTTACCTGGATGCGTGCGGGACTCCCGCTTCTGCATCAGGAAATTTAA
- a CDS encoding nitroreductase family protein encodes MNVRNPGIANFGVTIIQSRHSVRKFKDEEIPQEFIRKSLECASKAPTGRNKQPWIFVVVKNKDTLAKIAELAPNGKFIAGAAVGILVFGEADWKFAVEDCCAATENLLLALHAYGYGGCWIAGNQMPYADAVQKLVTVPETYKLVSIVAAGVPDVGGITLEEKAPLDKLVFSEKYH; translated from the coding sequence ATGAATGTGAGAAATCCGGGAATCGCAAACTTTGGAGTTACCATTATCCAGTCACGGCACAGTGTCCGCAAGTTCAAGGATGAGGAAATTCCGCAGGAGTTTATTCGGAAATCCCTGGAGTGTGCGTCCAAAGCACCGACCGGCAGAAACAAACAGCCGTGGATTTTTGTAGTCGTCAAAAACAAGGACACGCTTGCAAAAATTGCCGAGCTTGCACCCAATGGAAAGTTCATTGCAGGAGCAGCTGTCGGCATCCTCGTCTTTGGCGAGGCTGACTGGAAGTTCGCTGTGGAGGATTGTTGTGCAGCCACTGAAAATCTGCTTCTCGCTCTGCATGCCTATGGGTATGGAGGATGCTGGATTGCAGGAAACCAGATGCCCTACGCTGACGCAGTACAGAAACTTGTCACCGTTCCGGAGACCTACAAACTGGTATCCATTGTCGCTGCAGGAGTTCCTGACGTAGGCGGCATCACCCTCGAAGAAAAGGCCCCGCTTGACAAGCTGGTCTTTTCCGAGAAATATCACTGA
- a CDS encoding TraB/GumN family protein, with protein sequence MTEIHIVGTAHVSQKSIDEVREAVDTHNPDVIAIELDPGRFAALKQQMKEAEDAANGIEPTAEKPESPEIKDLLKGNFTLMLVQWILAYVQRKIGMNVGIEPGAEMKEAIRLAEERNIRVVLIDRDIKITLARFWGGMKLLEKIKLIWALLQSMFADEDEDDSVGGIDKISIDELTNPDIIEMALEEFHKFSPNGARALIDERDAYLAHGVIDLERSHYERAVVVVGAGHVPGITRYREDPSTLPPVAELLARPKRYPWGKIIGGLFVVMFAVIILAIAFSGATELLIWAIIYWVLLHALFAGAATLLARGHPLSAATAAALAWMTSLNPFLAAGWFAAIVEAKMRPPTAGDLKAIAKADTVSEMLSVPLFRILLVAACANIGSMAATFCFFIFLTPLLGVDLEMMTQILMTGLANLWQFLTGWI encoded by the coding sequence ATGACAGAAATACATATAGTCGGAACCGCCCATGTTTCGCAGAAAAGTATCGACGAAGTCCGCGAAGCAGTTGACACGCATAACCCTGACGTCATTGCCATCGAACTGGATCCGGGAAGGTTTGCCGCTCTCAAGCAGCAGATGAAAGAGGCAGAGGATGCTGCAAACGGAATTGAACCGACAGCAGAAAAACCCGAGTCACCTGAGATCAAGGATCTCCTGAAAGGCAACTTCACCTTAATGCTGGTTCAGTGGATTTTGGCTTATGTCCAGAGAAAAATCGGCATGAACGTCGGCATTGAACCGGGAGCTGAGATGAAGGAAGCGATCCGGCTTGCCGAAGAACGCAATATCAGAGTTGTTCTCATTGACCGCGACATCAAAATCACGCTCGCACGCTTCTGGGGAGGCATGAAGCTCCTCGAAAAGATCAAACTGATCTGGGCTTTGCTGCAGTCGATGTTTGCCGATGAAGATGAAGACGATTCGGTCGGCGGAATTGACAAGATCTCAATTGATGAGCTGACGAATCCTGACATCATCGAGATGGCGCTCGAAGAGTTTCACAAGTTCTCGCCGAACGGGGCCCGGGCACTCATCGATGAACGTGATGCCTATCTCGCGCACGGCGTAATTGATCTGGAAAGAAGTCACTACGAACGTGCGGTCGTGGTTGTCGGCGCAGGACATGTGCCCGGCATCACGAGATACCGCGAGGACCCTTCCACTCTTCCACCGGTCGCTGAACTCCTCGCCCGCCCCAAACGCTATCCATGGGGAAAAATAATCGGCGGACTTTTCGTCGTAATGTTTGCCGTGATCATTCTTGCGATCGCATTCTCCGGTGCAACCGAGCTGCTCATCTGGGCAATCATCTACTGGGTGCTGCTGCATGCATTGTTTGCCGGTGCTGCAACACTTCTCGCCCGCGGCCATCCGCTCTCGGCAGCAACCGCTGCGGCTCTCGCATGGATGACATCGCTGAATCCGTTCCTTGCCGCAGGATGGTTCGCGGCAATTGTTGAGGCAAAGATGCGGCCGCCAACCGCAGGAGATCTGAAAGCAATTGCAAAAGCCGACACCGTTAGCGAGATGCTTTCCGTCCCCCTGTTTCGCATTCTGCTTGTTGCGGCATGCGCCAACATCGGAAGTATGGCGGCAACGTTTTGTTTCTTCATCTTCTTAACGCCGCTTCTCGGCGTTGACCTTGAGATGATGACGCAGATTCTCATGACCGGTCTTGCAAACCTCTGGCAGTTTCTGACCGGCTGGATCTAA
- a CDS encoding YkgJ family cysteine cluster protein, translating to MDEIALIRTCVEEAGFHCLCCSACCSGDNNEVMVSPPEIQTIMDAVDLAWNEIVEPYPEWITETDARITFGWVIRRSADSNCIFLKNNRCTIYQNRPHICRTYPFMLDDTEFIISECPGCKAKEKTKDAEEITKDLLRRRDAEDEEFSLTQKQYQKHSIISGSTIVFDSRGAHLITIPPEKL from the coding sequence ATGGACGAGATTGCACTCATCAGAACATGTGTTGAAGAAGCAGGATTTCACTGTCTCTGCTGCAGCGCATGCTGCAGCGGAGATAACAACGAAGTGATGGTCTCGCCACCGGAAATTCAAACCATCATGGACGCGGTAGATCTCGCCTGGAATGAGATCGTTGAACCGTACCCGGAATGGATCACCGAGACGGACGCTCGAATCACCTTTGGATGGGTGATTCGCAGAAGTGCAGACAGCAACTGCATATTTCTCAAAAACAACCGCTGCACCATCTATCAGAACCGTCCACACATTTGCCGCACCTATCCATTCATGCTGGACGACACCGAATTCATCATCTCAGAATGCCCTGGCTGCAAAGCCAAAGAAAAAACAAAAGATGCCGAAGAGATAACAAAAGATCTTCTGAGACGAAGGGATGCAGAAGATGAAGAATTTTCTCTGACCCAGAAACAGTATCAAAAACATAGTATAATCTCAGGGTCAACGATTGTGTTCGACAGCAGAGGAGCGCATCTAATTACCATACCGCCGGAAAAATTATGA
- the cobT gene encoding nicotinate mononucleotide-dependent phosphoribosyltransferase CobT, which yields MSFVSARADFEPESPMFALILANSLVSTIPGVSGAGESPEKSLLVPPLDAELIINGEITSANITPNTPTGCPTPAVLTLAMMDLIGMRPLMISAGIESDITVPHMNLGGKIGGDPRLGNAVPEAEILYERGRWIGEYLSQTSDMLVLGECLPGGTTTALCVLRALGYNAKVSSCLVENPVSRKEEIATEAVAKVAEAGVSDPLKIVSMIGDPMIPVAAGVAEGYTGKLFLAGGTQMLAAAAVIRALGNTVPDIVTTSYVYNDTSATFRETAAAIGADAYYVDPGFDELGHAGLARYAKGEIKEGSGAGGAMFLASLLGCTPEEIKAAVKNHVEIYQ from the coding sequence ATGTCTTTTGTGTCAGCTCGGGCAGACTTCGAACCGGAATCTCCCATGTTCGCGCTCATCCTTGCGAACAGTCTTGTGTCCACTATCCCAGGAGTTTCGGGTGCCGGAGAAAGTCCGGAAAAAAGTCTGCTTGTTCCCCCGCTTGATGCAGAGCTCATCATCAACGGAGAGATCACATCCGCAAACATCACGCCGAACACACCGACCGGATGCCCGACCCCTGCGGTCCTCACGCTTGCCATGATGGATCTGATCGGCATGCGGCCGCTCATGATCTCTGCCGGCATTGAGTCAGACATTACCGTGCCGCACATGAACCTTGGTGGCAAAATCGGCGGAGACCCGCGGCTCGGCAACGCAGTTCCCGAAGCAGAGATACTCTATGAGAGAGGAAGATGGATCGGCGAGTACCTTTCGCAGACCAGTGATATGCTGGTGCTTGGCGAGTGCCTCCCGGGCGGAACAACAACCGCACTCTGCGTACTGCGCGCGCTTGGCTACAACGCAAAAGTCAGCAGCTGTCTGGTGGAAAATCCGGTCAGCAGAAAAGAAGAGATCGCAACAGAAGCAGTGGCAAAAGTTGCAGAGGCAGGAGTCTCTGACCCGCTCAAAATCGTCTCGATGATAGGCGACCCCATGATTCCGGTAGCCGCAGGAGTTGCGGAAGGCTACACAGGAAAACTTTTCCTCGCCGGAGGAACCCAGATGCTCGCAGCAGCAGCCGTCATCAGGGCTCTTGGAAACACTGTCCCAGATATCGTAACCACCTCCTATGTCTATAATGATACTTCAGCAACATTCCGCGAAACCGCTGCGGCAATTGGCGCTGATGCCTACTATGTTGATCCCGGATTTGACGAGCTCGGTCATGCAGGCCTTGCCCGCTACGCAAAAGGCGAGATCAAGGAAGGATCAGGCGCTGGCGGGGCAATGTTTCTTGCAAGCCTTCTCGGCTGCACTCCTGAAGAGATCAAGGCTGCCGTCAAAAACCATGTTGAGATCTATCAGTAA